Proteins from one Cryptomeria japonica chromosome 4, Sugi_1.0, whole genome shotgun sequence genomic window:
- the LOC131056792 gene encoding uncharacterized protein LOC131056792 gives MTKVPALFHGFSELVTLHLEKVELIEEAFELLVRSCWLLQSLTVSNCEWPTKWIINSSSLKSLSLDELNSFCSMETNCSRLQTIKVTCCRGLEKLRVYLPPCVQLQTDFQLLQQFVSLKSLRKITCYNSNFRYICDIKLLQRFSHLKELYIDIPFYMHFLKTQELAKLTLSLGKLETLILNIDARERYYEGYSGLLSCILRSAPLLKTVRVGMDDSLENSKRHIFDGVQLVNHLLNLQISSSQTIILVSRGRISPGWQHSKSDKEFEYLAFSEF, from the exons ATGACAAAGGTGCCGGCCCTTTTTCATGGTTTCTCTGAACTTGTAACCCTTCACCTTGAAAAAGTTGAGCTAATTGAAGAGGCATTTGAGCTGCTTGTACGATCATGTTGGCTTCTTCAAAGTTTGACGGTATCAAATTGCGAATGGCCTACAAAATGGATAATCAATTCCTCCagtctcaagtctctctcccttgATGAGCTGAATAGTTTCTGTTCAATGGAAACAAATTGCTCAAGATTACAAACCATAAAAGTCACCTGCTGTCGTGGCTTGGAAAAGTTGAGAGTCTATTTACCCCCATGTGTACAGTTGCAAACTGACTTTCAACTTTTGCAACAGTTTGTATCTTTAAAATCATTGAGAAAGATCACCTGTTACAATTCCAATTTTAGGTATATCTGTGATATCAAGCTTCTACAAAGATTTTCTCACCTGAAAGAGTTATACATCGATATTCCCTTCTATATGCATTTTTTAAAG ACTCAGGAACTTGCAAAGTTGACCTTATCACTCGGAAAGCTGGAGACATTAATTCTTAATATTGATGCACGTGAGAGATACTATGAAGGCTATTCGGGATTGCTGTCTTGCATTTTGAGAAGCGCTCCTCTGTTGAAAACAGTCAGAGTCGGCATGGATGACAGCTTGGAGAATTCTAAGCGACACATCTTTGATGGAGTCCAACTTGTAAATCATCTCCTAAATCTTCAGATAAGTTCCTCACAAACCATAATCTTAGTGTCAAGGGGCAGAATAAGTCCAGGTTGGCAGCACTCTAAAAGTGACAAAGAGTTTGAATACCTTGCATTTTCAGAGTTTTGA